From Heptranchias perlo isolate sHepPer1 unplaced genomic scaffold, sHepPer1.hap1 HAP1_SCAFFOLD_54, whole genome shotgun sequence, one genomic window encodes:
- the LOC137315201 gene encoding beta-1,3-galactosyltransferase 5-like, translated as METRNKVYRGLGETNSTRVKGSSEIGWIKQMANVRQCKNGQMSPRKARCHLFSSLSVRLILVWKGVHHSQWIVRKDVDFTSGQLNGFLAIPDSRCDTDPPFLNILVTTRHEQLEERADIRETWGKERLIGERRICTYFLLGYDGAHQSDIERENHLHKDIIQSNFTDTYYDLTIKVLMSMEWVHRFCSSAVSVMKTDSDMFVKNNYLTKLLSVKNPHNFFSGVVFNNWGPIRNKNSKFYVSEEEYPKHKFACAINKADQHPRHLNRILPELSFRCS; from the exons atgGAGACGAGAAACAAGGTTTACAGAGGActaggagagacaaacagcactcGAGTAAagggtagttcagaaataggatggATCAAGCAgatggcaaatgtgaggcagtgcAAGAATGGACAG ATGAGTCCCAGGAAGGCAAGATGCCACCTGTTCAGCTCTCTTTCTGTTCGACTCATTCTGGTTTGGAAAGGAGTACATCATTCCCAATGGATCGTTCGGAAGGATGTAGATTTCACCTCAGGCCAACTCAATGGTTTCCTGGCGATTCCTGACTCCCGGTGCGACACCGACCCTCCATTTTTGAACATACTGGTGACCACGAGACATGAGCAGCTGGAGGAACGGGCTGACATCCGGGAGACctggggcaaagagagactgaTTGGGGAGAGACGGATTTGTACATATTTCCTCCTGGGTTACGATGGTGCTCACCAGTCAGATATCGAGAGAGAAAATCACCTCCACAAGGACATAATTCAGAGCAATTTCACCGACACCTATTACGACCTGACGATCAAAGTGTTAATGAGCATGGAATGGGTTCACCGTTTCTGCTCTTCAGCGGTTTCCGTCATGAAGACAGACTCAGACATGTTTGTGAAAAACAATTACCTGACCAAGCTCCTGTCGGTGAAGAATCCACACAATTTTTTCAGTGGAGTTGTGTTTAATAATTGGGGCCCAATAAGGAATAAAAATAGCAAATTTTACGTTAGTGAGGAGGAATATCCAAAGCACAAGTTCGCCTGTGCCATCAATAAAGCCGATCAGCACCCCCGGCATCTGAATCGCATTCTCCCAGAAC